The Longimicrobium sp. genome includes the window TCACGTCGGTGCCGAGCACCGCGCGCCCGCCGAACTCGGAGTGGCTGAAGCGGATGCCGCTGTCGAGCACGTAGACGTTCACCCCGGAGCCGGTCACCATGTAGCTGTAGTAGCTGTCGAGCCCGAGGTAGCGCTGGTCGATGCGGTCCAGCCCCCAGGGGGCGCTGTACTGGGTGGCGGCCGACTGCACCAGGCCGTCGGCCTCGACGTAGGCCACGCGCGGGTCGCGGCGCAGCGCGTCGGCGGCGG containing:
- a CDS encoding S8 family serine peptidase, yielding MLEAPLAPVASRSGGEPDVRDRWIVVFNKTVADPRSTAARIVEERGGTLHFVYQYALRGFAATLSPTAADALRRDPRVAYVEADGLVQSAATQYSAPWGLDRIDQRYLGLDSYYSYMVTGSGVNVYVLDSGIRFSHSEFGGRAVLGTDV